The Aliiroseovarius pelagivivens genome contains a region encoding:
- a CDS encoding DEAD/DEAH box helicase, which translates to MTKFADLGLDPKLVSAVTDAGYETPTPIQIQAIPLVLEGRDVMGLAQTGTGKTAAFGLPLIHQLLGNHDKRQSKSVKALVLAPTRELVNQIADNLRAYVQGTHLKVRTVVGGMSINKQISMLAPGIDILVATPGRLIDLMDRGAIRLDTATFLVLDEADQMLDMGFIHALRKIAPALGEPRQTMLFSATMPKLMAELSKAYLTDPARVQVSPPGKAADKVTQGLYYCPDRNAKINKLIDLLGHDEDALSLVFSRTKHGAEKLMKHLVTKGFKAVSIHGNKSQGQRDRALAAFRAGEARILVATDVAARGIDIPGVSHVYNFDLPEVADNYVHRIGRTARAGADGDAISFVSGVELGLLRDIEKVMKIEIPVLGGKRPAEEKRPQRGQGGGGGGGRRGGGGGGAAAGGGRRPRGAQGQKPAGNPGGAPKQRRRRPRKSA; encoded by the coding sequence ATGACGAAATTTGCAGATCTCGGGCTGGACCCGAAACTGGTCTCGGCCGTGACAGACGCCGGTTACGAGACCCCCACCCCCATTCAAATTCAGGCCATTCCCTTGGTGCTGGAAGGCCGTGACGTAATGGGTCTGGCCCAAACCGGCACCGGCAAGACCGCCGCGTTTGGCCTGCCTTTGATCCACCAACTGTTGGGCAACCATGACAAGCGTCAGTCAAAATCGGTCAAGGCACTGGTGCTGGCGCCGACGCGCGAGCTGGTCAATCAGATTGCCGACAACCTGCGCGCTTATGTGCAGGGCACGCACCTGAAAGTACGCACTGTGGTCGGCGGTATGTCGATCAACAAACAGATCAGCATGCTGGCGCCGGGAATTGATATTCTTGTCGCCACGCCGGGACGCCTTATCGACCTAATGGATCGCGGTGCGATTCGCTTGGACACGGCAACGTTCCTTGTGTTGGACGAAGCCGACCAGATGCTCGACATGGGCTTTATCCACGCGCTGCGCAAAATTGCCCCTGCGCTGGGCGAACCCCGCCAGACGATGCTGTTTTCCGCAACCATGCCCAAGCTGATGGCAGAGCTGTCGAAAGCATACCTGACAGATCCCGCCCGCGTGCAGGTGTCGCCCCCCGGTAAAGCCGCGGACAAGGTGACCCAAGGTCTGTACTATTGTCCCGACCGCAACGCGAAAATCAACAAACTGATCGACCTTCTGGGTCATGACGAAGATGCGCTTTCGCTGGTCTTCTCGCGTACCAAACACGGTGCCGAGAAGCTGATGAAGCACCTTGTGACCAAGGGCTTCAAGGCGGTCTCGATCCACGGCAACAAAAGTCAGGGCCAACGTGATCGCGCGCTTGCAGCTTTCCGCGCAGGCGAGGCACGTATTCTGGTCGCAACTGATGTGGCCGCGCGCGGGATCGACATTCCCGGCGTCAGCCATGTCTATAACTTCGACCTACCCGAGGTCGCCGACAACTATGTCCACCGCATTGGCCGTACTGCGCGTGCTGGTGCCGATGGCGACGCGATTTCCTTCGTGTCCGGTGTTGAACTGGGCCTGTTGCGTGACATCGAAAAGGTCATGAAGATCGAAATCCCCGTGCTGGGCGGCAAACGCCCCGCCGAGGAAAAACGCCCTCAGCGCGGTCAAGGCGGCGGTGGTGGTGGCGGTCGTCGCGGTGGCGGCGGCGGTGGCGCAGCTGCAGGCGGTGGACGCAGGCCGCGTGGCGCACAAGGGCAGAAACCTGCTGGCAACCCCGGAGGCGCACCTAAACAGCGTCGTCGCAGGCCCCGTAAGTCGGCTTAA
- a CDS encoding MFS transporter, with the protein MRVGIITLIVAYVLSQFYRAFLAVMTPALKTDLGATPEDLAQASGAWFLVFALMQIPVGWALDNIGPRKVAAGLLALGGAGGAALFAMATTPDHILYAMILIGIGCSPVLMASYFIFARLYSPAVFGTLAGMVIGFGALGNIAGALPLALAVEQFGWRTCLWALATVTLVVAALIMVTVDNPPKVEVEEGQAKGSVLDLLKMPALWALFPLMFVNYAAAAGLRGSWAGPFLRDVYGLDTTGIGWVTMAIALAMVIGSFTYGPMDRIFGTRKWVIFTGNIVAVFMVFLLWFAPEAGIWRVALTMAAIGLFASSFPLLMAHGRSFYPPHLVGRGVTLMNMFGIGGVGVFQYASASVYRSAQGPDVSVTAPYQAVFLFFAVPGLIGCLLYLFSQDRTD; encoded by the coding sequence ATGCGGGTTGGTATCATCACTTTGATTGTGGCTTACGTCCTAAGCCAGTTCTATCGCGCCTTTTTGGCGGTGATGACGCCTGCGCTGAAGACGGATCTGGGCGCGACGCCCGAGGATCTGGCACAGGCGTCAGGCGCGTGGTTTCTGGTCTTTGCCCTGATGCAGATCCCTGTCGGCTGGGCGTTGGACAACATTGGTCCGCGCAAAGTGGCAGCAGGTCTTTTGGCGCTTGGCGGTGCCGGAGGCGCCGCGCTTTTTGCCATGGCCACCACGCCTGATCATATCCTCTATGCGATGATCTTGATCGGTATCGGGTGCTCCCCTGTGCTGATGGCCAGCTATTTCATCTTCGCGCGGCTCTATTCCCCCGCCGTCTTTGGCACTCTGGCCGGGATGGTGATTGGCTTTGGAGCTTTGGGCAATATCGCAGGCGCCTTGCCACTGGCGCTGGCCGTTGAACAGTTTGGCTGGCGTACTTGCCTGTGGGCTTTGGCGACTGTGACATTGGTGGTTGCCGCGTTGATCATGGTGACGGTGGATAACCCGCCGAAGGTCGAAGTTGAAGAAGGACAAGCCAAAGGATCCGTTCTGGACCTTCTAAAAATGCCCGCACTTTGGGCTTTGTTCCCGCTTATGTTCGTCAACTATGCGGCGGCGGCCGGGCTGCGCGGCAGCTGGGCCGGTCCGTTCCTACGCGATGTCTATGGATTGGACACCACAGGCATCGGCTGGGTCACAATGGCGATTGCTCTGGCTATGGTGATCGGCAGCTTCACTTATGGACCGATGGACCGCATCTTTGGCACCCGTAAATGGGTGATCTTTACTGGCAACATCGTCGCGGTCTTTATGGTGTTTCTGCTATGGTTCGCGCCCGAGGCCGGGATCTGGCGCGTGGCGCTGACCATGGCCGCCATCGGCTTGTTTGCCTCAAGCTTCCCGCTTTTGATGGCGCATGGACGCAGCTTCTATCCGCCCCACCTTGTTGGGCGGGGCGTGACGCTGATGAATATGTTTGGGATCGGCGGCGTGGGTGTTTTCCAGTACGCCTCGGCCAGTGTCTATCGTTCGGCGCAGGGTCCGGACGTGTCGGTCACGGCCCCCTATCAGGCCGTGTTCCTGTTCTTTGCCGTTCCTGGCTTGATCGGCTGCCTGCTGTATCTGTTCAGTCAGGACCGCACCGATTAA
- the hemE gene encoding uroporphyrinogen decarboxylase, whose amino-acid sequence MTQQKTILRALAGETLPTPPIWMMRQAGRYLPEYRATRAQAGDFLKLCYNPELAAEVTLQPIRRYGFDAAILFADILLLPQALGADLWFVTGEGPRLSTITSQADFDKLSGKEDIHETLNPIYETVRILRRELPEETTLIGFAGMPWTVATYMIAGQGTKDQGPAHALKAENRPLFEAVMDRLTEGTIEYLSKQIEAGAEVVKLFDSWAGSLKGEDFQKYAVEPARVITSELKKRHPGIPVIGFPREAGEGYVGFAKATGVDCVALDNSVSPEWAAANVQVDGCVQGNLKSSHMVTGGQALVDETRAIVEAFKNGPHIFNLGHGITPDADPENVQLMIDTVRNG is encoded by the coding sequence ATGACCCAGCAAAAGACCATTCTGCGCGCACTTGCAGGCGAGACCCTTCCGACACCTCCGATCTGGATGATGCGTCAGGCGGGACGCTATCTGCCCGAGTATCGCGCCACGCGCGCCCAAGCCGGAGATTTCCTGAAACTCTGCTACAATCCAGAGCTTGCAGCCGAAGTTACTCTGCAGCCCATCCGCCGCTACGGCTTTGATGCGGCGATCCTGTTTGCCGACATCCTGCTGCTGCCGCAGGCGCTTGGTGCGGATCTGTGGTTTGTGACCGGGGAAGGCCCGCGTCTGTCGACGATCACAAGCCAAGCCGATTTCGACAAGCTGTCGGGCAAGGAAGACATTCACGAGACGCTGAACCCGATTTACGAAACCGTCCGCATCCTGCGCCGCGAACTGCCGGAAGAGACCACTCTGATCGGGTTCGCTGGGATGCCTTGGACGGTTGCGACCTATATGATCGCGGGTCAGGGCACCAAAGACCAAGGTCCGGCGCACGCGCTGAAGGCTGAAAACCGTCCGCTGTTCGAAGCCGTGATGGATCGCCTGACCGAGGGCACTATTGAGTATCTGTCCAAACAGATCGAAGCCGGTGCCGAAGTGGTGAAGCTGTTTGACAGCTGGGCCGGGTCGCTGAAGGGCGAGGACTTCCAGAAGTACGCGGTTGAACCCGCGCGTGTAATCACGTCCGAGCTGAAGAAACGTCACCCCGGCATTCCCGTCATCGGCTTCCCGCGCGAAGCAGGCGAGGGCTATGTAGGCTTTGCCAAAGCTACCGGCGTGGATTGTGTGGCGCTGGACAACTCGGTCAGCCCGGAATGGGCGGCGGCGAATGTTCAGGTCGATGGCTGTGTGCAGGGCAACCTGAAGTCCAGCCACATGGTTACCGGCGGTCAGGCACTGGTCGATGAAACCCGCGCCATCGTCGAGGCGTTCAAGAACGGTCCGCATATTTTCAACCTTGGCCACGGGATCACCCCGGACGCTGATCCCGAGAATGTGCAGCTGATGATCGACACCGTGCGCAACGGCTGA
- the hemC gene encoding hydroxymethylbilane synthase, translating to MTYTLPTPDAPLNIGTRGSPLALAQAYETRRRLMAAFDLPEAAFEIVVIHTTGDNRSMIDADRPLKEIGNKGLFTKEIEEAMLDGRIDIAVHSMKDMPVEQPDGLVLECYLPREDTRDAFVSIKYKSIAELPEGAVVGTSSLRRKSQLLNRRPDLSVVEFRGNVQTRLKKLGDNVAEATFLAMAGLNRLGMDDVPATAIETADMLNAVAQGAIGIERRADDARAKDMLDAIHNLETGQRLAAERAFLGALDGSCETPIAGLATLDGDTLTLKGEILRTDGSESVADQISGPIADGPELGRTLAEKLLSQVGDDFFDWK from the coding sequence ATGACTTACACGCTTCCGACCCCCGACGCCCCCTTGAATATTGGCACACGTGGCAGCCCCTTGGCGCTGGCGCAGGCCTATGAAACGCGCCGCCGCCTGATGGCTGCGTTCGATCTGCCGGAGGCGGCGTTCGAGATCGTGGTGATTCATACCACCGGCGACAACCGCTCGATGATCGACGCGGACCGCCCGCTGAAAGAGATCGGCAACAAAGGCCTGTTCACCAAGGAAATCGAAGAGGCGATGCTGGATGGGCGCATCGACATCGCAGTGCATTCGATGAAGGATATGCCGGTCGAACAGCCTGACGGGCTGGTGCTGGAGTGCTATTTGCCGCGTGAAGACACGCGCGATGCGTTCGTGTCGATCAAGTACAAATCGATTGCTGAGCTGCCGGAGGGCGCCGTCGTCGGCACCTCGTCCCTGCGCCGCAAATCGCAGCTTTTGAACCGCCGTCCCGACCTGAGCGTGGTCGAGTTTCGCGGCAACGTTCAAACTCGCCTGAAAAAGCTGGGTGACAACGTGGCCGAAGCGACTTTCCTTGCGATGGCAGGCCTGAACCGTCTGGGCATGGACGACGTCCCCGCCACGGCGATCGAGACGGCTGATATGCTGAACGCTGTGGCCCAAGGGGCCATTGGCATTGAACGTCGTGCAGACGATGCCCGCGCCAAGGACATGCTGGATGCGATCCACAACCTTGAAACGGGTCAACGTCTGGCCGCTGAACGTGCTTTCCTAGGGGCGCTGGACGGATCCTGCGAAACGCCGATTGCGGGGCTGGCGACGCTTGACGGCGACACCCTGACCTTGAAGGGCGAGATCCTGCGCACGGATGGATCGGAAAGCGTGGCCGACCAGATCTCGGGTCCGATTGCAGACGGGCCGGAACTGGGGCGAACGCTGGCTGAAAAGCTGTTGTCGCAAGTGGGCGACGACTTTTTCGACTGGAAATAA
- a CDS encoding acetyl-CoA C-acyltransferase family protein: MSDIVILEGVRTAIGGFGGSLAQTPPSALGATVTREAMARAGVSPEQIGHVVFGHVINTEPRDMYLSRVAAIEAGIPDTAPAMNVNRLCGSGLQAIVSATQNLMLGDANFAVAGGAENMSRSPYILPQARWGQKMGDTGAQDMMLGALNCPFGTGHMGITAENVASENSVTREDQDAFAVESQRRAAAAIEAGYFDSQIVPIEVKKRREMVAFARDEHPKPTTAETLAGLRPAFQKDGSVTAGNASGINDGAAALVLARADAAEAAGLKPKARIIGYGHAGVRPEVMGIGPVPAVENLLAKTGLSVADFDVIESNEAFASQAIAVNKGLDLDTAKVNPNGGAIALGHPVGATGAIITVKALYELERIGGSKALITMCIGGGQGIALAIERL, from the coding sequence ATGTCCGATATCGTTATTCTTGAAGGTGTGCGCACCGCCATTGGTGGCTTCGGTGGCAGCCTTGCCCAAACCCCACCCAGCGCGCTTGGTGCAACCGTCACCCGCGAAGCAATGGCCCGCGCGGGCGTATCCCCAGAACAGATCGGGCATGTTGTGTTCGGTCACGTGATCAACACCGAACCCCGCGACATGTACCTGTCGCGCGTTGCCGCAATCGAAGCTGGCATTCCCGACACCGCCCCGGCAATGAACGTGAACCGTCTGTGCGGGTCCGGGCTGCAGGCCATCGTGTCGGCCACCCAAAACCTGATGCTGGGCGACGCGAACTTTGCCGTGGCAGGTGGGGCCGAAAACATGAGCCGCTCGCCCTATATCCTGCCGCAGGCACGCTGGGGTCAGAAGATGGGTGACACCGGCGCACAAGATATGATGCTGGGCGCGCTGAACTGCCCGTTTGGCACCGGTCACATGGGCATCACCGCGGAAAACGTCGCGTCCGAGAACAGCGTGACCCGCGAAGATCAGGACGCGTTTGCGGTTGAAAGCCAGCGCCGCGCCGCTGCTGCGATCGAAGCCGGGTATTTCGACAGCCAGATCGTGCCCATCGAAGTCAAGAAGCGCCGCGAGATGGTGGCCTTTGCCCGCGACGAACACCCCAAACCGACGACAGCCGAAACGCTTGCTGGCCTGCGCCCCGCGTTCCAGAAAGATGGCAGCGTCACCGCAGGCAATGCCTCGGGCATCAATGACGGTGCTGCTGCGCTGGTTCTGGCACGGGCGGACGCGGCCGAAGCCGCTGGCCTGAAACCCAAAGCGCGCATCATTGGCTATGGCCATGCGGGCGTGCGGCCCGAGGTCATGGGCATTGGCCCCGTCCCGGCGGTCGAGAACCTTTTGGCTAAAACCGGTCTGTCGGTTGCTGATTTCGACGTGATCGAATCGAACGAGGCCTTCGCCTCTCAAGCCATTGCGGTGAACAAAGGGCTGGATCTGGACACGGCCAAAGTGAACCCGAACGGCGGCGCGATTGCGCTGGGTCACCCGGTCGGCGCCACGGGCGCAATCATCACTGTGAAAGCGCTGTACGAGCTGGAACGCATCGGCGGCTCGAAAGCGCTGATCACCATGTGCATCGGCGGCGGTCAGGGGATCGCTCTGGCCATCGAGCGCCTGTAA
- a CDS encoding MarR family winged helix-turn-helix transcriptional regulator, giving the protein MTSFKLDDFLPYQIAVLSSRVSAEFSKHYRDAYGISVSEWRVVAHLSQADSVSVREIHKRVDMDKPKVSRAASRLEAAGYITKTINPNDRRLVELSLTDKGRAMIDALAPIAGKYEAQLTTLLGQEDGCFREALTSLLHKLDPGNTAES; this is encoded by the coding sequence GTGACCAGCTTTAAACTCGACGATTTCCTGCCGTACCAGATCGCCGTTCTGTCCAGCCGTGTCAGCGCGGAGTTTTCGAAACACTACCGCGACGCCTATGGGATTTCGGTCTCGGAATGGCGCGTCGTGGCGCATTTAAGCCAAGCCGACAGCGTCAGCGTGCGCGAGATCCACAAGCGTGTAGACATGGACAAACCCAAGGTCAGCCGGGCGGCATCTCGGCTTGAGGCGGCGGGATACATCACCAAGACCATCAATCCCAATGATCGCCGTCTGGTCGAGCTTAGCCTGACCGACAAAGGACGTGCGATGATTGATGCCTTGGCCCCGATTGCCGGCAAGTATGAGGCGCAACTGACAACGTTGTTGGGACAAGAGGACGGATGCTTTCGTGAAGCCCTGACCAGCCTGCTGCACAAACTGGACCCCGGCAACACGGCTGAAAGCTGA
- the hemF gene encoding oxygen-dependent coproporphyrinogen oxidase, whose amino-acid sequence MTDQMTDQKARASQWFHDLRDQIVAAFVALEDSQTDGPLSDQPAGRFEVTKTTRQSDDGSDAGGGLMSVMRGGRVFEKVGVNISTVYGTLGKPAQQAMAARGVPGIEDDPRFWASGISLVAHMQNPHCPAVHMNTRMFWTPGAWWFGGGSDLNPCIEYDEDTAHFHNVQKEHLDPHDPALYGKLKEWADEYFYVPHRGRARGVGGIFMDDRNTGDWETDFALTQDIGRAFLPAFVPVTEKRRNTLWDDADKDTQLVHRGLYAEYNLVYDRGTKFGLATGHDANAVLMSLPPMAKWV is encoded by the coding sequence ATGACCGACCAGATGACCGATCAAAAAGCACGCGCCAGCCAGTGGTTCCACGACCTGCGCGACCAGATCGTTGCAGCGTTTGTGGCGCTGGAAGACAGCCAGACGGACGGCCCGCTGTCGGATCAACCCGCCGGTCGGTTCGAGGTCACGAAGACCACGCGCCAGTCGGATGACGGATCAGATGCCGGTGGTGGACTGATGAGCGTCATGCGCGGTGGTCGCGTGTTTGAAAAAGTGGGCGTCAACATCTCGACCGTCTATGGCACGTTGGGCAAGCCTGCCCAACAAGCGATGGCCGCCCGTGGTGTTCCCGGGATCGAGGATGATCCCCGCTTTTGGGCCTCGGGTATTTCCCTGGTTGCCCACATGCAGAACCCGCATTGCCCTGCGGTGCATATGAACACCCGTATGTTCTGGACCCCCGGCGCGTGGTGGTTCGGCGGTGGTTCAGACCTGAACCCCTGCATCGAATATGACGAGGACACCGCGCATTTCCACAACGTTCAGAAAGAGCATCTGGATCCCCATGACCCCGCGCTCTACGGCAAGCTGAAGGAATGGGCGGACGAGTATTTCTATGTGCCTCACCGCGGCCGCGCCCGTGGTGTTGGTGGGATCTTCATGGATGACCGCAACACTGGCGATTGGGAGACGGACTTCGCCCTGACCCAAGACATTGGCCGCGCCTTCTTGCCCGCCTTCGTGCCGGTGACCGAAAAGCGCCGCAACACACTATGGGACGATGCTGACAAGGACACGCAGCTGGTACATCGCGGTCTCTATGCCGAATACAACCTAGTCTATGATCGTGGCACCAAGTTTGGCTTGGCAACAGGTCACGACGCCAATGCGGTGCTGATGAGCCTGCCGCCGATGGCAAAGTGGGTGTAA
- a CDS encoding SDR family NAD(P)-dependent oxidoreductase encodes MSFNIAGKTAIITGAANGIGLSIARHFADHGANVVCADMDEAGLLDQWGPNPDEDSDEAGNTRIFAGDLREKLTIANLLSATIDAFERVDILINASRQVALADPLDVDDKSVTSLLDQNLMTSLRLSQLVAKRMILQGEDLDDEDDETPLGAIVNLSSIASTRTQPGLMAYSIASAAVDQMTRSLAVALAPNRIRVNAVSFGSLMSASLRNTIRETPETRADIIEGTPLGRIAPAADITEAVQFLASEGSSFMTGHIMQVDGGRSLLDAVGNPAH; translated from the coding sequence ATGTCTTTCAACATCGCAGGTAAGACCGCCATCATCACCGGCGCCGCCAATGGCATCGGCCTGTCCATCGCCCGCCATTTTGCCGATCACGGCGCCAACGTGGTGTGTGCTGACATGGACGAGGCTGGGCTTTTGGATCAATGGGGGCCGAACCCAGACGAAGACAGTGACGAGGCCGGAAACACCCGCATCTTCGCAGGCGACCTGCGCGAGAAACTGACGATTGCAAACCTGCTGTCCGCGACGATTGATGCCTTTGAACGCGTGGATATTCTGATCAACGCATCGCGTCAGGTGGCTTTGGCCGATCCTCTGGACGTGGATGACAAATCGGTCACGTCTTTGCTTGATCAAAACCTGATGACCAGCCTGCGCCTCAGCCAACTGGTCGCCAAACGGATGATCCTGCAGGGCGAGGATCTGGACGACGAAGACGATGAGACCCCACTCGGTGCAATCGTGAACCTGTCTTCGATCGCATCGACCCGTACGCAGCCCGGATTGATGGCCTATTCGATCGCCTCGGCCGCGGTGGATCAGATGACCCGGTCGCTGGCCGTGGCCCTTGCCCCCAACCGTATTCGCGTGAACGCCGTGTCGTTCGGATCATTGATGAGCGCAAGCCTGCGCAACACGATCCGCGAGACCCCCGAGACCCGCGCCGATATCATCGAGGGCACGCCCCTTGGACGGATTGCACCGGCCGCGGACATCACCGAAGCGGTTCAGTTTCTGGCCTCGGAAGGGTCCAGCTTCATGACCGGACATATCATGCAGGTCGATGGCGGGCGCAGCCTGTTGGACGCTGTGGGCAACCCCGCACACTAA
- a CDS encoding class I SAM-dependent methyltransferase yields the protein MLQTRLSIALDDGLIALPDDGGILVIGPTPDHDVSALPKDRVTIYSHFYPDVQFWTARGFDVINDLPDTGFAAALICAPRSKTQAQAWLHAADQATQGGLVVLDGQKTDGMDSHLRTLKKRANLLGNLSKAHGKIVWFQGLDAPEWAARDIALPDGFTTRPGVFSAEKIDKGSEVLAAAMPDAINGRVADLGAGWGYLSRHILSREGVDVLDLIEADKVALDCARRNIDDPRAQFVWDDATTFTPDQPYDVVISNPPFHTSRAGRPELGQAFIQSAARILKPSGRFVMVANRHLPYEETLAKHFRVVEDLGGTSGFKLLAGLKPHRMAR from the coding sequence ATGCTTCAAACACGTTTGTCCATTGCCCTAGATGATGGGCTGATTGCGCTGCCCGACGATGGCGGCATTCTGGTGATCGGCCCGACGCCAGATCACGACGTCTCGGCGCTGCCGAAAGACCGCGTGACGATTTACAGCCACTTCTACCCCGATGTGCAGTTCTGGACTGCGCGCGGTTTTGACGTGATCAACGATCTGCCGGACACGGGGTTTGCCGCTGCGCTGATCTGTGCGCCCCGCTCGAAAACGCAAGCGCAGGCGTGGCTTCATGCCGCTGATCAGGCCACGCAGGGCGGATTGGTCGTTCTGGACGGCCAGAAAACCGACGGAATGGACAGCCACCTGAGAACCCTGAAAAAGCGTGCAAACCTGTTGGGCAACCTGTCCAAGGCGCACGGCAAGATCGTCTGGTTCCAAGGCCTGGACGCTCCCGAGTGGGCGGCCCGAGACATCGCCCTGCCCGACGGCTTTACCACGCGCCCGGGTGTCTTCTCGGCCGAGAAGATCGACAAAGGGTCCGAGGTTCTTGCCGCGGCCATGCCAGACGCCATCAACGGCCGCGTTGCGGATCTGGGCGCTGGCTGGGGATATTTGTCGCGCCACATCCTGTCGCGCGAAGGCGTCGACGTTCTGGACCTGATCGAAGCCGACAAAGTTGCGCTGGACTGCGCCCGTCGCAACATCGACGATCCGCGCGCGCAGTTCGTCTGGGACGACGCGACGACGTTCACGCCGGATCAGCCCTATGACGTGGTGATCTCGAACCCTCCGTTTCACACCAGCCGCGCTGGCCGTCCCGAGCTGGGGCAGGCATTTATCCAGTCGGCCGCACGCATCCTGAAGCCTTCGGGCCGCTTCGTCATGGTTGCCAATCGCCACCTGCCCTACGAGGAAACGCTGGCCAAGCATTTCCGCGTGGTCGAGGATCTGGGCGGCACATCCGGCTTCAAGCTGTTGGCGGGGCTGAAACCTCATCGCATGGCGCGGTAA
- the clpS gene encoding ATP-dependent Clp protease adapter ClpS — protein MTTSPFILSSGRPDDDGEAGLAVATKPKTKRPPMYKVLLLNDDFTPMEFVVMVLERFFGLNHSQAFELMLTVHKKGLAVAGVFSYEIAETKVTQVMQLAREHQHPLQCTMEKE, from the coding sequence ATGACAACATCCCCCTTCATCCTGTCCTCGGGTCGCCCCGATGATGACGGCGAAGCTGGCCTTGCGGTTGCAACCAAGCCCAAGACCAAACGCCCTCCGATGTACAAGGTGCTGTTGCTGAATGACGATTTCACCCCGATGGAGTTCGTCGTCATGGTGCTGGAGCGCTTCTTCGGCCTGAACCATTCGCAAGCGTTCGAGCTGATGCTGACCGTGCATAAGAAAGGGCTGGCCGTAGCGGGTGTCTTCTCGTACGAGATTGCCGAAACCAAGGTCACTCAGGTGATGCAGCTGGCGCGCGAACACCAGCACCCGCTGCAATGCACCATGGAAAAGGAATGA
- a CDS encoding D-alanyl-D-alanine carboxypeptidase family protein, which yields MRAHAAPYAAMVIDARTGKVLHSRNADTRLHPASLTKMMTLYVAFEAIKHGEISADTVVTITGKAAAEPPSKLGLRKGQKIKLRYLIRAAAVKSANDAATAIGIAISGSEAAFARRMNRTAKALGMTRTHFKNAHGLTESGHLSTARDMTTLGRHLFYDHPDYYNLFSRRSTHAGMKSVNNTNRRFLNSYKGADGIKTGFTNAAGFNLVASAERGQERIITTVFGGRSTASRNAKVAELMNLGFRRAPSHAAVRKPALPVYAGNVGSDTPEPGAAGKTIRLITAVKRSPRPAPRPGAAQEPIADTQLASLTDSIKDAVVAVTEEAPKTPEAEAVALAPAIDTTPVPTSARPLGADATLTPAAMASPPPRPATIILTSLEPAAKPAAVAPEIVTRMSSSGGRHYAINVGVLGSRYQAERRLLKTALREIDTLDEALRKVVKRSDGWHANFVSLSQEQADLACRRLNARNTRCKVIGPS from the coding sequence ATGCGCGCACACGCTGCGCCCTATGCGGCGATGGTGATTGATGCGCGTACCGGCAAAGTTCTGCACTCTCGCAATGCTGATACCCGGCTACACCCGGCCTCGCTGACCAAGATGATGACGCTTTATGTTGCGTTCGAAGCCATCAAGCATGGCGAGATCTCGGCCGACACGGTCGTGACCATCACGGGCAAGGCCGCGGCCGAGCCTCCGTCGAAGCTGGGTCTGCGCAAAGGTCAGAAAATCAAGCTGCGCTATCTGATCCGCGCCGCCGCCGTGAAATCTGCGAATGATGCGGCCACGGCGATTGGTATTGCGATCTCGGGGTCCGAAGCCGCCTTTGCACGTCGCATGAACCGCACCGCCAAGGCGCTGGGCATGACGCGCACCCATTTCAAGAATGCGCACGGTCTGACCGAAAGCGGTCACCTGTCTACGGCGCGTGACATGACCACGTTGGGCCGTCACTTGTTTTATGACCACCCGGATTACTACAACCTGTTCTCGCGACGTTCGACCCATGCCGGTATGAAATCCGTCAACAACACCAACCGCCGTTTTCTGAACAGCTACAAAGGTGCTGATGGCATCAAGACCGGCTTTACGAATGCAGCCGGGTTTAATCTGGTGGCGTCTGCTGAACGGGGACAAGAACGGATTATTACAACCGTATTTGGTGGACGTTCTACGGCCTCGCGTAACGCCAAGGTTGCCGAACTGATGAACCTTGGTTTCCGCCGCGCACCCAGCCATGCAGCTGTACGTAAACCTGCCTTGCCGGTTTACGCAGGCAATGTTGGAAGTGACACACCCGAGCCCGGCGCAGCCGGCAAGACCATCCGCTTGATCACAGCTGTCAAACGCAGCCCACGTCCCGCGCCTCGTCCGGGTGCGGCGCAAGAGCCGATCGCTGACACCCAGCTGGCAAGTCTGACAGACAGTATCAAAGATGCCGTTGTCGCTGTGACGGAAGAGGCTCCGAAAACGCCGGAAGCCGAAGCTGTCGCCTTGGCACCGGCGATCGACACAACGCCCGTGCCGACATCGGCTCGCCCCCTTGGGGCGGATGCAACGCTTACCCCCGCGGCCATGGCCTCGCCTCCGCCGCGCCCGGCCACCATCATCCTGACCTCGCTTGAACCTGCAGCAAAGCCCGCTGCAGTCGCGCCCGAGATCGTGACGCGCATGTCCTCTTCTGGTGGGCGGCACTACGCGATCAACGTGGGGGTTCTAGGGTCACGCTATCAGGCCGAACGTCGGCTGCTGAAAACCGCCCTGCGCGAGATCGACACGCTGGATGAAGCTCTGCGCAAGGTCGTTAAGCGTTCGGACGGGTGGCATGCAAATTTTGTCAGCCTGTCACAGGAACAGGCTGATCTGGCCTGTCGCCGCCTGAACGCCCGCAACACGCGGTGCAAGGTAATCGGGCCTTCTTGA